The window TTTTGATCTGAGTACGTAGTAACTTTTCTACCGTGCGTATTCCCTCTGCCGTAGTGTATTCTTGATCTGTTCCTAAGTTGAAGATTTCTCCGTCACAAACAGATTCCTTTCCTAGCACGCTTACAATACCTTCAATGATATCCGTAATATGAGTAAAACTGCGCTTGTGTAATAAGCTCCCCTCAAATAAAGGAAACTCTTTTTGATGCAACGCACAATCAATTAACTGGCTAAACATCTTATCTGGTCGCTCTCTTGAACCGTAAACAGAGTATAGTCTTAAGGAACACGCAGGAAAATTTCCTAACCTGGAATGGGAAAGAGCAATCTGCTCAGCAGCAAGTTTTGTAACTCCGTAATTAGAGACTGGCTTTGCCATAGTTTCTTCACCGCAAAAAACATCTGCTCCATATATAGAAGAGGTTCCTATATTGATGAATAGTTTTAAAGATGTACAAGCACCTGCAAACTCGGTGAGTCGCTGGGTGGCAATCACATTGTTTTCCAAATAATCTTCAAACGTACAAGTGGGCGCAATGCCTGGTTGTGCTGCGGCGTGGAATATGTAATCCACATCTACTGGTAGCAGTTTGTGTAAATCTGCAGTTCTTAGGTCTGCTTCTAGAATAGAAATACCAAGGGTTTTGAGTTCGCTCGCGTTTTGTCGTTTGAGATT of the Nonlabens marinus S1-08 genome contains:
- a CDS encoding NAD-dependent epimerase/dehydratase family protein; translation: MTVLVTGAAGFIGSHLSQRLHQLGYKVLGLDNYSDYYDVNLKRQNASELKTLGISILEADLRTADLHKLLPVDVDYIFHAAAQPGIAPTCTFEDYLENNVIATQRLTEFAGACTSLKLFINIGTSSIYGADVFCGEETMAKPVSNYGVTKLAAEQIALSHSRLGNFPACSLRLYSVYGSRERPDKMFSQLIDCALHQKEFPLFEGSLLHKRSFTHITDIIEGIVSVLGKESVCDGEIFNLGTDQEYTTAEGIRTVEKLLRTQIKILKKPARSGDQLRTKAVIDKAIKLLRYHPRVGLDEGVQEQIDWFLRNRD